The nucleotide window ACACGAGGAGATCCACGAGAGTCACACGGTGGCCGACGCTGGGATTCTCACGTACGAACAGCTCTCGCCGACGAGCTACCGCGTCGCCTCTGAAGGAGGATACGAGTACCCAGCGTCGCTGGTGAAAGGAGCCGCCGAGGAGACCGTCCGTCGAACCGGCGGCCCGAGTAGAGTCGACGTGTCGGACGTAGAGACGGAGTCGAACGAACCGTTCGCGTTCGAAGTCTCCTGGTAACCAGGCATCGAATATTCTCTCCTGGCCAAGATATATATACTGTCTACATAGATAGGACACTATGCCCGATGCTCAATTGAACGGGTTGTACGTCGCAGCATTTGTCGAGAGCGCGGGAGAAGTCTCCGCGGTCTTCGAGAAGCGTGCGATGCAAATGCTGACCGAAAACAACATCGACGACCTCGACGAGGACTCTTGGTACTACGCCGAGGACTTTGAGGAGGCGATGGTGGAGATCGAAGAACAGGTCGGCTCGATGACCACTCAGCAGGCAGGCGAGAAGATGATCGAGGTGAACGAGCAGATCCCCGCGCAAGACTCCGCTCGTGACGGCTTCGACGTACTGAAAGAACAACACGAGTCGAGCTACCGAGGGTACTCCGTCGACGAGGTCGGCCAGTATCGAGTCGACCGACTGAGCGAAGACCACTTCTGCGTTGCGACATACGGCGGGTGGGGCTATCCAGAGGCGTTCACGAAGGGGCTGCTCAAGGGTGTGATCCAGGAGACGGAGGCGGGCGTCACGAACCCGGACTTGGATCCGACAGACACGGAAGGTGAGGAGGTCTTCGCGTACGAAGTTAGCTGGTGAGACTCATCGCTGGGTGAACGACAGCTCAACGGGGCCGTCCGGTACTGCGGTCAGGCTGGCACGGAGGCCGAACGACTCCGTCACTCTGTCGAGGTCGTACGCTCGCAGAAGTGCGGCGACGACCAGTTTCGCTTCGGCCCGAGCGAACGTCTCGCCGAGACACCGTCGCGGACCCGCCCCGAACGGGAAGAAGGCGAACGACGGGCGGCCGGCTTCCTCACCGAACCGTTCCGGTCGGAACGCCTCTGGCTCGTCCCACCACCGTTCGTCACGGTGGACGACCCACTGAGGCAGGTACAGCAGCGCCCCCTCCGGAAGCGACCAACTACGGATCGTCACGGGCTGTCTCGTCCGCCTGAAGATCGTGTGAGACGGCGGGTACAGCCGGAGGGCCTCGTCGATCACCTGTTCCGTGTAGTCCAACGCTTCGAGGTGTTCGGGACCTGGCTTCGCGTCGCCGACAACTGCCGTCACCTCCTCTCGGATCGCACGCGCAACGCGGCCGTGGTCCGCGAGCAGGAACAGCGTGTACGTAAGCGTCAGCGCTGTCGTCTCGTGGGCCGCGAACAGCATCGTAATCATCTCGTCGCGGATCCGTTCGTCCGTGTACCCCGCCTCGCTGTCCGGCCCCGCCGCGAGCAACGCCGACAGCATGTCGTCTCCCTCGCCGGTCTCTCGCTCCGCGATCATCTCCTCGATCCGATTGACGAGTTGTTCGCGTCCGGTCTCGTACCGTTGCTGGACGTCGTCCGACACTGGCCCCGCCGTCGACTCCTCGAGGAACCAATCGGTGATTGCGTCCGCGCCGGCCGCAATTCGACCGTCGTCGTCCTGCTCGTCGAACAGCGTCTCCAGCATCACCCGCAGTGTGAGGTCTGTCATCTTGTCGCGCACATCGACGACCCCTGTCTCCGGCAGTTCGGCCACTGCATCAGCCGTCAGATCACGGATCGTCTCCGCGTACGCCCGTACCCGGTCGGGTCGAAACGAAGACTGAAGTGTCCCGCGCTGTGCTCGCCACTGGTCGCCGGACGCAGAGACCACGCCGCCACCGAACACCTCGTCGAACCCCTCGAACTTCGTGTACTTGTCCTCTTCTCCGAACAGGACTGTCTCGATATCGTCCGGGTGAAACAGCATGAACTGCTTCGTGTCTGGTGCGGAGACCTGGACCACATCACCCTCTTGTGCCCACTCCAGACGGCGCTCGAACGGATTCTCACTGTACTGCTGGAGCGTGCCGACCGTGGGGGGGAGTTCCGAATCCGATGACATTCATGCGTAATTTGTTCTCAGAAGATATATATCTGTCTAATTCACGTA belongs to Halobaculum sp. MBLA0143 and includes:
- a CDS encoding cytochrome P450, which produces MSSDSELPPTVGTLQQYSENPFERRLEWAQEGDVVQVSAPDTKQFMLFHPDDIETVLFGEEDKYTKFEGFDEVFGGGVVSASGDQWRAQRGTLQSSFRPDRVRAYAETIRDLTADAVAELPETGVVDVRDKMTDLTLRVMLETLFDEQDDDGRIAAGADAITDWFLEESTAGPVSDDVQQRYETGREQLVNRIEEMIAERETGEGDDMLSALLAAGPDSEAGYTDERIRDEMITMLFAAHETTALTLTYTLFLLADHGRVARAIREEVTAVVGDAKPGPEHLEALDYTEQVIDEALRLYPPSHTIFRRTRQPVTIRSWSLPEGALLYLPQWVVHRDERWWDEPEAFRPERFGEEAGRPSFAFFPFGAGPRRCLGETFARAEAKLVVAALLRAYDLDRVTESFGLRASLTAVPDGPVELSFTQR